The window ATGCAGCACAATAATAATAGTCAAAACACACATTATGTGACTTAACAAGAGCATGTTTCTTTTGCATAGCAGTGATATTCCCCGTCTTTGAAGATTCTCTCACATTTTCAACAAAAGAGGTTATCCCACAATGCAGGCAAACTCAGTTTAACTGGCTGCTAATGACTCTCCCTAAAGTAGCAGTTTGGCACCAAGTCAGTTAATACATTGATAACATTTAGTTGTTGTGTAGACAAGGGGTGTACCACATCTGCATGATCCGAGTTGCAAGGACACACCTTAGCAGTTAGGTTCTGCAGCATTCTGCTCTTGCCTTAGCTGTGCACTTATGTAAATCTTGGAAATAAGACAAAGTAGCTGACAACAGGTTAGATAAGGAGACATTCGAGGAAGCTGCTAATGCAAATGAATGAGtggttatccagctctgcagaagcctgttaaccaccattcatttgaatcaggtgtgttggagcagggaaacatctaaaacatgcaggacagagggtcctgaggaccagggttgaattTCAACTGTACTTTTAATGAAATATGAGGTGTGTTTTACATTCACCCACATTGGAAATGGGTTGCAGTGTTGATGTTGAATTCAGAAATCATGCCACACACCACAGTCAGTCTCTCTCCTGAGGGCTTGGTGATTCTTATGAGCTCTGTGATAGATGGAAGGGGTTCCTGCTCTCTGCCGTCCTAAAGCAGAGCTCTCTGCTGGGTGTCCACCCCACTCAACCTCTGTGTCTCTAATCCTGGAGCGCAAAGGAAGATTGTGTACACACAGCTCTGTGGATCACCTCACAGGCCAACCATGCACAACTGTAGGATGGGTGTGGAACACTTATGGTGTCAAAAGGTTGCCTATATTAATTAATCCAGAGGGGATTCCAACATGGGCAGCTCTCACTCATTGACTTTCGGTCAATTCATTCAGAATTCCAATAGCCTAAATCTAATCATTGCATTCTACGTCCACTTACCGTTTTGTAGGTGCACAAAAGGCTACTTAAATCAGGCTCAGAGTTCCTCTTATCAGTGTCTGTTTGTAAACATGTGTAGGCAGTGTTGGTTGACACTGTGTAAAGACAGGCATGGTTCATCGCCAGTGGGTGAAGGACAGTGTGGCGGTGCTTTCAATGGACAGATGAGGTCATCGTTAGCAATCTGCTCTTAGGGAAAGGGAGGAGTGTTGCTGGGTGCTGAGATACAGTgttacatgtgttcattttcacCCACTGTTAGCTTAATACAACCTTAGGGCAGTCGTTTGTTACACGTACAGTTCCTACATTGTGTTCCACTACGTGTTAATGGGACAGGAATTGTCTCAGTGTCTCCTTCCTGTACTAATGTGAGCTGTCCACATAGTTCATGCTCTCCTAATGGCTGTGCTGTCATGTGTAGATGCTTGTAATCATATCATCAGCAGTATTTCCTTATTAGCGGAGCCTACATCTAAAGTGTTGTATTACCACACAGTGTTTACTTCATCTGTGTTGGACACAATAATTCGTTTAAACCTTCTGTACATTACCACCACATGcagtgtctctttctccctacgCTGTCGATCTTTGTAGTGTGTGCTAGTACCAGAATATTCCATTAAGGTAGGTAGGATCAGTGGGCAAGATGTTAAATCCCACACAATATTCTCCATTGTCCTTAATACATGGTATCTGTCCtactgttgtttttgttattgttgatcatgtgtgtttctgcccccagcccccccctacAGATGATAGGCGGGACAGGGCTGCTCACCTCAACATGAACCACTATGCCAACAAGAAGAGTGCAGCAGAAAGCTTGCTGGATGTGGCTCTGCTCATGGCGAATGCTTCCCAGCTGAAGGCTGTTCTGGAGCAAGGCCCAGCCGTCTCCCTCTACACCcccctcatcaccctcatcagcATCTCCCTCTGCCTGCAGGTCACTGTGGGGGTTCTGCTCATCTTCATCGGTGAGCAAATCAATAGTTGTAATTGAGCATAAAATGCAGGCTCTATTAGATAGAAGCACCGCTTCTTTACGTTTTACTGTGTAATGGAGTTGTGTATTGCAATCTTCACCAGCCCAGTGTATTCTCtgggctcttcttcattggtgGGAGTGTATTTAcaacctgctcctcctgcctaATGTTCGCCTCTCCCCACTCTGGGCTGACCTTCTCTAAGGAGCATGCTCTGTCAAGTCCAATGTCTCCTGACAAACTACCCATTACCCACCGGACTCCAACTGTAGCCATAGCAACCCAGCCAGGCCTGTGACCAGGTCAGAGTTTATTTGGTTGTAGTGCACGTGTCAGCATAATAAcagatttgcatgtgtgtatgtgtgtttgttgaagggggttgtatgtgtttgagtgagGAGCAGTTGTTAAAAAAAGTGTTCAAGTCATGACAATACAGGCCAAATCCTGCCTTAATCAGTAGCACTTGACAGAtacttacagtgccctccaaaagtattggaacagtgaggcgaattcctttatttttgctgtagactgaaaacatttgggcttgacatcaaataatgaacgtgagaccagagatcaacgtttcagcttttatttccaggtatttacatcaggatctgatgcacaactaagaaaatatcacattttgtttgaatccacccatttgtcatgtgatcaaaagtattggaacagatatacttaaaacatatttaagtgaataagacttaatatttaattgcaaatcctttgctttcaataactgcagcaagtctgtgacccattgacgtcaccaaacttttgcattcttcctttttgatgctttcccaggctttcactgcagcctctttcagttgttgtttgttttgtggggttcctcccttcagtctcctcttaagcaggtaaaatgcatgctctatagggtttaagtctgaagattgacttggccagtctaatacctttcatttcttgcccctgatgaactcctttgttgttttggcagtgtgttttgggtcgttatcttgctgcatgatgaaggctctgccaatcagtttggttgcatctttccttaaattggcagacaaaatgtttctgtagacttccgagttcattttgctgctgccatcatgtgttacatcctcaatgaagattaatgagcccgtcccagaagaagccatgcaagcccaagccatgacattacctccaccgtgtttcacagatgagcttgtgtgtttgggatcatgagcagttcctttctttctccaaactttagcctttccatcactttggtaaaagttaatctttgtctcatcagtccataaaactttgtcccagaatttttgaggttcatctctgtactttttggcaaattccagcctggccttcctattcttcttgctaatgagtggtttgcatcttctggtgtagcccttgtacttttgttcatgaagtcttctgcgaacagtagatagtgataccttcactcctgccatctggaggttgttgctgatctcactaacagttgttttagggtctttctttacagctctcacaatgtttctgtcatcaactgctgatgttttccttggtctacctgttcgacgtctgttacttagtacaccagtagttttcttcttcttcaggacattccaaatggttgtactggctatggccaatgtttctgcaatggctctgattgattttccatcttctctaagactcacaattgcttgtttttcacccaaagacagcgctctggttttcatgttgttttcacctctgaatacagtctgcatagacaaaacctatcttacccaatctgaacctgagtgtagacattcagtggtatttattgattgaataatgtatgtaataggacacacctgggcaacaaaaaaaacctgtcagtcacatgttccaatacttttgctcacgtgacaaatgggtgggttcgaacaaaaaggtgatattttctaatttgtgcatcagatcctgatgtaaatacctggaaataaaagctgaaacgttgatctctggtttcacattcatcgtttgatgtcaagcccaaatgttttcagtctacagcaaaaataaaggaattggcctcactgttccaatacttttggagggcactgtatatgataTGTTGCCGGACATTCAGTGTGGTGTGTGAAGATGCCTGGAGGGAAACATCAGAGATCATAGTGTAAGAGTTACATAAAACTGTTAGAAACATCACAAAACAGCTCTTTTTAAATGGAAATTAATGATTAAACCATGGCCGCCATGGTCCACTACATAGAAGTATGTTGTATAGTACTCTACAAGAGACTGGTGATTCAATTATAATGCAGATATTTTTGAACTAATGTTTTTATCCAACATACGGAAGAACATCCAGCAACATCCAGAAGTGAAATTGTGATGGTAGTTTATTTTAAGTAGGCTTTCTGGAAGTAACTGAAACAAATCTCGATTTAATCATTAATCACTCTTTGTTGCTTTTAATTGGAACCCATTGACCAAGTCAGAGGATGCCTTTCCTGTAGGTTTATTGAGTGCGTCTATCTGACTTCTCTTCAAGCATCACGTGTCAGTAAGGTATAGAGCCGGCACGGGAGAggcctcacacactccctcttggccctctgaccctcacacaccaccaccaccgtcgGATCCATCCCATAAATCCCCCTCCTCTAACTTATGCCTCTTCTTTCATACTCACTCTTTCATCCTCCAGCTCTGTTGTCCCCTTTTACCAGTGACAAAATCTGTGACCTGCTGCCCCCTTTccacccctcctttccctcgagccccccccccccccacatacacacctccctcctgtctgatGGAGTCAGTAGAGCGTGCTGTGAGTGCCCTAcattccacccccccaccccaccccctggcagggccagacacacacagccttgcaCACACTAAAGATCCT of the Hypomesus transpacificus isolate Combined female chromosome 18, fHypTra1, whole genome shotgun sequence genome contains:
- the LOC124480732 gene encoding ninjurin-1-like; translated protein: MEINGNGDAVVVGREPPPTDDRRDRAAHLNMNHYANKKSAAESLLDVALLMANASQLKAVLEQGPAVSLYTPLITLISISLCLQVTVGVLLIFIVRWNLNDESKHFRLNLMENLSTCMVFIIMVVNVFITAFGVQRPNENG